In Sciurus carolinensis chromosome 16, mSciCar1.2, whole genome shotgun sequence, the genomic window ACAGAAGTAAATGGTCAGAAGAGAGACTGGTGGCCCCTGTGGACGGGTGTGGGTGGAAGGGCCCAGAGAAtcatgggagggagggaggctggaccTATGCAGCTGAGTGAAGGCTGCACCCACATCCGCCTAGCTGGGTGCTCTTCAGACCTTCCCGTCTTACTCAACTGAAGTTATGCATCCAAAAATGAACACACAGGGGTAGGGTCAGCTCAGTGGCAAGCACTGCTTAGCATGACGAGCCCCTGGttcctccccagcaccccccgccccaaaagaagaaaacacacagcGAAACTTAGTTAAAATATGTCCAAAAATATGGAATGGAACATTCAGACATAATTGTGTTCTAGAAACTTCTGCAGagactttaaaaagtgaaatcaacTTTTATGTTGTattgtttaataaaaatgtttactcacAATTAAATGCTACACTATtgtataataattataacaaGGTAGGATCCTCGACTGGAAAAGAAATGCAGTGTTCACGACTCCATGCGCACCTGCATCTGTGCCGACAGGGAAGTTGTCTCAAGTGTTGAGACAGCAACTTCATGGTAATGGGGGCAGGAAGCCAAGCTCATTCCctctgaagggctggggatggagagggaagagaaagggaggaagggaggggtggggcgcTGCAGCCAGGGAGTGGGGCGAGACCAGCAGGGATTGGTGGGGCAGGCAGATGGGCAGGCAGGAGCCAAAGGGGTGTCAGTGAGCTCAGGGTCTCCAGGGAGAAGCCGGCAGGGGTGTCCATCTGGGCTGGGTGTCCATACCTCACTTCTGTCTTGGGCAGGGGCTCAGCCAGGCCTCTTGGCCCTGCTGCCCTGGGCTCCTGCACACCTGCAGAGTCAACAGGGGTCTCGGATCAGAGCCGGCCACGTTCATTCGAGCTCAGCCCTCCTGGGACTCTGGGACCCATCCCTGGGCTCCCTGCAGAGGGGCAGGCCAGCTCACCTGGTGTAGTAGATCCAGGTGAGGCAGTAGGTGAGGAGGAAGCCAGCCCCCATGAGGGCACCCCTGACCAGGGTGAGGACCAGGGGCCAGGAGCCCTCCTGCTTCTCAGGGACacacaggcaggaggaggagttTCCTGGGAAAGGGGAGGGGCAAAGTTCTATCCCCAGGCCTCAGCCCTCCCCCACCCAAACACCTGACCAGGCTGCTGCCCCTGCACCTGCCCTGCTACTCACTCTGCACAGAGAGGctcaaggaaagaaactgtgAGCCCAGCGGGTGTTGAACCTGGCAGATAAACTCCCCTCCGTCCTCAGCCTGCATGTGGGGCAGCTCCAGGACCCCAGACCCCGAGACCTGGGAGGGACTCAGGGCTCGGGTCCTCCGGGACCAGCTCAGTGAGGCAGGTGGGTTGCCGTCAGCCATGCAGACCAGCTGTAAGGACTCGCCCTCCAGGACAGTCAGCCATGTGGCACTGCTTGGGACCTTCAGGGCTGGGTGGGGGACATGGCAGGCAGGGAAGCTGATGGGTCTGtttgtccctcctccttcccactgaGTGCAGCAGAAAGACAAGCCCTTGTGGCAAGGACTGGGAAGAGATCAATCACAGTGAAGAGGTGTCCCTGGGGGTCTGGCCAGGCCATCAGAAGGACAGGAGGGCCGAGCCTGGATGGAGGAGCATGGTTCTCATCGTAACAGAGGGAGCAGCTCAGCGGTCCAGCAACCAAGCAGTGAGAGCCAGGTGCCCCAAAGTGGCACCAAGGCTGGGAGAGAGGCGGGTCAGGACTTTGGAGCCTTATGTGCCAGGTCGCAGGCTGCAGGCTTTGTCCTGAGGGTCCTGGAAAGCAGAGGAGCTGTGAACAGGCAAAGCACAGGAGCAACACTGGGCCCAGAAGATCCCAAGCGGACCTGGGCGAGACCGATTggacaggaggcagggaggctggggaagggctGAGGCTGTATTCTAGGTTTGAGGACAGGACCGACTGGGTCTGGAGccaaagggaaggagaggagggaagtgcTTTGAGAAGTGCCCAGTGTCGAGAGGCATCCGCTGGAGTGGCTAAGGGTGCAGCTCGTGGCCCAGGAAAGGGCTGGGGGAGAGCTGGGGGGCACGGGACAGAGCTGCAGGAGCTATGAGGACCCCAGGCAGTAGAAAGGGAAACGCTGCACTCTGGGGAGGGGCCACTGAAGGCCCTGAGCACAGAGGATTGGGAGGCTGCACACCAGGAGGGCAGGCAGGACTGCTGGCCAGGGCGAGGACCCAGGCAGCAGGCggcagtgggaggagggaagcagcaATCTGTTTGCGGGCGCAGTTTCAGTTCTGCAGGGTGAAGGCTCTGGGGACCCACTGAGTGACCCTGTGCACCAGCGGCTGTGCTGCCCAACCCGACCCACAGAAATGGCCAGAGGGTAATTTTGACACATTCATTTTATCACAATTggtaataaaatggaaaagaagaggaaggatggCCAAAGCATTGCATGGTGACCTTGCTGAGGGTGTGAGGATGGCCTAGCCAGGtgctgaggagggagggtcctgtCCCTGGGCTGTGAGCCGGGGGCTTGCAGAGAGCTCCCAGCCCAGCAGGGAGGGGGCGGCTCTTTCCTACCTGTGCCGTTTCTGAAGAGGGCTCGGATGCTGAGGTTCTGAGGGGCGTCTGGGTGGAAAGACACCATCCTGCTTCAGAGTGAGCAGCGGGAAGGGCGTGGGACGCGCAGGTGCCCGAGGGGCCATGGACACTGGGAAGGTGGGCTGCTGTCCTTCCGACCACTCCCACCTGGGCTGCAAGTACTCAGCCCCACGGAGGAGGTGTCTTACGCCGTCCTTGTCTTTCCCACActctcctgcacacacacacacacacacacacacacacacacacacacacaccactcacaaggccctggggacCCGGCTGGCCCTCCTGCACTCACAGGACACATTGAGCTGGACAGTTCTCTCCGTGGTCACCTGGGCTCCTTGGAGTTCCACCTGACAGGTGAGGCTGGTGCTGTGGTCCTGGGGCCGAGGGGTGAGGCTGAGCACTGAGGACTGGAGGGCCCCGGGGTCCATGGGGTTAGTGACGGCCCCCATCCAGGAGAACAGGAGAGTCTCCCCTCCTCACAGGACCCTGGCAGGTGGCATCTCAGGCTGGTTGGGTGACCGGACACCAGAGGCTCCAAGAAGTGGATGACGGGCTTCTCTGTCAGGACtgtggaggagagagggagacgCCTGGGCCCAGACACAGGGACGCCCAGGGGGACCCTGCGAGGGACTGGAGAGGAGACGCCTGGCCCAGACACAGGGACGCCCAGGGTGGACCCTGCGAGGGACTGGTGCCTCAGGGCCTGGGCTGGCCCCAGGTCTCATTCCCCTCTGaccaccccagccccaaggcCAGAGCAGGGGTGGCCCTAATGTCCCGCCTCTGTTCTAAGACAGGGGTCTCCACTACCCAGCTCCCATGCTGGGGTCCCTACCCACCTGTCACCTGCAGAGCCAGCTTCTTATCTCTGTAAAAATGTCTTGTGTTTGGTCCTATATCTGCTCTCAGGATGTAGCGTCCTGTGTCCTCCAACCTGGCGTCCCTGATGCTCAGAGAGCAGTTGTTGGCCCTGACGTCCCCGAGGATGTAGAATCGGCCCCTGGTTTCTGTTTTGACACCTTTGGATGGGTGGTTTGTGGCCACAGGATCATAATAGTATCCGTCCTCTCCGTCCCGGAACCAGGAGATGTAGAGCTGGCTGGGGGGACTCCACCCAGTCCAGGGGTAGGAGAAGGAGCAGGACACCAGGACACACAGGCCCGCCTGCACTGTCACCGACTCCTGCAGCTGGAGCTTGAACCCTGGATCTCTCTGCAGGGACCCTGGGGGACACAGAGGCTCAGCTCAGCCCAGCCTCCACCCTGGCCAGCCCCTCCTCAGTCCACTCACCTGCCcagagcaggggcagcagcagcaggggcagcatcCTGCATGTGCCAGGAAGGGAGCCAGTCCAGGGTCCTCGGAACatggggtggggcggggcagaGGAAGCCCTGCAGGAAGGCAGTGGGTGAGCGAGAGCTGTGGTCACCCGCCAGAGGGGAACTTGGGAGCCACGTGCCGTTGGTGGTGAGGTGGGGCTGGGAACCAGGTGACCCTGCTCCAAGCCTACCGATGCTGCTGGGATGAGCCTGAGGTCCCCAGAGGGTGTGAGCCTTGTCCAGACAGGAATCTGGAAAAGGTCCCCTGCAAATGTGCTTAAGTCAGCAGTGAGATCAGCAAGGGAGTGGAGGCAGATAGGAAAGGGAATGCACAGCCGGGctctggcacacacctgtaatccagtgattgggaggtggaggcagataGGAAAGGGGCTGGGAGGTACAGGCTCAGGAGTCCAGAGCAGGAGTGGGGACCCCTTTCCTCATGGCACACTGAGTCTGCTTCAGGGAGCAAATTCACCTTTGTGTGTCAGGAGCTGTGACGAGGGGAGCCCTGGCTGTGGGTCCAGGTGGTGGGTCTTCTGCACTCAGGAGGGGTGGCAAGTT contains:
- the LOC124967088 gene encoding LOW QUALITY PROTEIN: sialic acid-binding Ig-like lectin 14 (The sequence of the model RefSeq protein was modified relative to this genomic sequence to represent the inferred CDS: inserted 1 base in 1 codon); the encoded protein is MFRGPWTGSLPGTCRMLPLLLLPLLWAGSLQRDPGFKLQLQESVTVQAGLCVLVSCSFSYPWTGWSPPSQLYISWFRDGEDGYYYDPVATNHPSKGVKTETRGRFYILGDVRANNCSLSIRDARLEDTGRYILRADIGPNTRHFYRDKKLALQVTVLTEKPVIHFLEPLVSGHPTSLRCHLPGSCEXGETLLFSWMGAVTNPMDPGALQSSVLSLTPRPQDHSTSLTCQVELQGAQVTTERTVQLNVSYAPQNLSIRALFRNGTALKVPSSATWLTVLEGESLQLVCMADGNPPASLSWSRRTRALSPSQVSGSGVLELPHMQAEDGGEFICQVQHPLGSQFLSLSLSVQRNSSSCLCVPEKQEGSWPLVLTLVRGALMGAGFLLTYCLTWIYYTRCAGAQGSRAKRPG